A genome region from Ascaphus truei isolate aAscTru1 unplaced genomic scaffold, aAscTru1.hap1 HAP1_SCAFFOLD_622, whole genome shotgun sequence includes the following:
- the MTX1 gene encoding metaxin-1 isoform X1 produces the protein MAAPMELYCWKGDWGLPSVDVDCLTVLTYAKFSGAPLKVHKISNPWSSPSGRLPALKTQDEGVLFQTSRIITYLRKQKYNADYDLSARQGADTLAFISLLEEKLLPALIHTFWVDAKNYVEHTRKWYAESIPFPLNFFLPNQMHKRYLERLHLIRGESWREDDEELEKQLYSDAEECMTLLSQRLGTEKFFFGDSPASLDAHIFSNLVLLMKAKIPSNRLQQHLKSLSNLCHYCTSILSIYFDWDGDGIPRSSPKAPISDPPESDEDPHKRRNQILSVVVGLVAMVGYAVLSGIVSIQRVASDNALQGRIMMNDNEEEEE, from the exons atggcggcgcccatgGAGCTGTACTGCTGGAAAGGGGACTGGGGGCTTCCGTCAGTGGACGTGGATTGCCTGACTGTGCTG ACCTACGCAAAGTTCTCTGGAGCGCCTCTGAAGGTGCATAAGATCTCAAACCCGTGGAGCAGCCCTTCAG GTCGTCTCCCCGCTCTAAAGACGCAGGATGAAGGGGTCCTGTTCCAGACGAGCAGAATTATTACCTATCTCAGGAAACAG AAATACAATGCAGACTACGACCTCTCAGCCAGACAGGGAGCTGATACTCTGGCGTTCATCTCTCTGCTGGAGGAGAAGCTGCTACCGGCGCTG ATTCACACCTTCTGGGTGGACGCCAAGAACTACGTTGAGCACACGCGGAAATGGTACGCCGAATCCATCCCTTTCCCCCTGAACTTCTTCCTCCCCAACCAAATGCACAAGAGATACCTGGAGCGGCTACACCTGATCCGGGGGGAGAGCTGGCGGGAGGATGATGAAGAGCTGGAGAAACag CTGTACTCGGATGCTGAGGAATGTATGACCCTTCTATCTCAGAGGCTGGGAACAGAGAAATTCTTCTTTGGAGACTC CCCAGCTTCCCTCGATGCCCACATCTTCAGCAATTTAGTGCTTCTCATGAAGGCCAAGATACCCAGCAACAGATTACAGCAGCACTTGAAGTCCTTGAGTAATCTGTGCCATTACTGCACCTCAATCCTTAGCATCTACTTTGACTGGGATGGAG ATGGGATCCCTCGCTCCTCCCCAAAGGCGCCAATCAGCGACCCTCCAGAGTCTGACGAAGACCCCCACAAGCGCCGCAACCAGATCCTCTCGGTGGTGGTGGGGCTTGTGGCCATGGTGGGGTACGCCGTCCTCAGCGGAATAGTCTCCATCCAGCGCGTGGCGTCGGACAACGCTCTGCAGGGGCGCATTATGATGAACGATAACGAGGAAGAGGAGGAATGA
- the MTX1 gene encoding metaxin-1 isoform X3, with the protein MEIIHKTYAKFSGAPLKVHKISNPWSSPSGRLPALKTQDEGVLFQTSRIITYLRKQKYNADYDLSARQGADTLAFISLLEEKLLPALIHTFWVDAKNYVEHTRKWYAESIPFPLNFFLPNQMHKRYLERLHLIRGESWREDDEELEKQLYSDAEECMTLLSQRLGTEKFFFGDSPASLDAHIFSNLVLLMKAKIPSNRLQQHLKSLSNLCHYCTSILSIYFDWDGDGIPRSSPKAPISDPPESDEDPHKRRNQILSVVVGLVAMVGYAVLSGIVSIQRVASDNALQGRIMMNDNEEEEE; encoded by the exons ATGGAAATCATACACAAG ACCTACGCAAAGTTCTCTGGAGCGCCTCTGAAGGTGCATAAGATCTCAAACCCGTGGAGCAGCCCTTCAG GTCGTCTCCCCGCTCTAAAGACGCAGGATGAAGGGGTCCTGTTCCAGACGAGCAGAATTATTACCTATCTCAGGAAACAG AAATACAATGCAGACTACGACCTCTCAGCCAGACAGGGAGCTGATACTCTGGCGTTCATCTCTCTGCTGGAGGAGAAGCTGCTACCGGCGCTG ATTCACACCTTCTGGGTGGACGCCAAGAACTACGTTGAGCACACGCGGAAATGGTACGCCGAATCCATCCCTTTCCCCCTGAACTTCTTCCTCCCCAACCAAATGCACAAGAGATACCTGGAGCGGCTACACCTGATCCGGGGGGAGAGCTGGCGGGAGGATGATGAAGAGCTGGAGAAACag CTGTACTCGGATGCTGAGGAATGTATGACCCTTCTATCTCAGAGGCTGGGAACAGAGAAATTCTTCTTTGGAGACTC CCCAGCTTCCCTCGATGCCCACATCTTCAGCAATTTAGTGCTTCTCATGAAGGCCAAGATACCCAGCAACAGATTACAGCAGCACTTGAAGTCCTTGAGTAATCTGTGCCATTACTGCACCTCAATCCTTAGCATCTACTTTGACTGGGATGGAG ATGGGATCCCTCGCTCCTCCCCAAAGGCGCCAATCAGCGACCCTCCAGAGTCTGACGAAGACCCCCACAAGCGCCGCAACCAGATCCTCTCGGTGGTGGTGGGGCTTGTGGCCATGGTGGGGTACGCCGTCCTCAGCGGAATAGTCTCCATCCAGCGCGTGGCGTCGGACAACGCTCTGCAGGGGCGCATTATGATGAACGATAACGAGGAAGAGGAGGAATGA
- the MTX1 gene encoding metaxin-1 isoform X2 — MITEDLHTDTYAKFSGAPLKVHKISNPWSSPSGRLPALKTQDEGVLFQTSRIITYLRKQKYNADYDLSARQGADTLAFISLLEEKLLPALIHTFWVDAKNYVEHTRKWYAESIPFPLNFFLPNQMHKRYLERLHLIRGESWREDDEELEKQLYSDAEECMTLLSQRLGTEKFFFGDSPASLDAHIFSNLVLLMKAKIPSNRLQQHLKSLSNLCHYCTSILSIYFDWDGDGIPRSSPKAPISDPPESDEDPHKRRNQILSVVVGLVAMVGYAVLSGIVSIQRVASDNALQGRIMMNDNEEEEE; from the exons ACCTACGCAAAGTTCTCTGGAGCGCCTCTGAAGGTGCATAAGATCTCAAACCCGTGGAGCAGCCCTTCAG GTCGTCTCCCCGCTCTAAAGACGCAGGATGAAGGGGTCCTGTTCCAGACGAGCAGAATTATTACCTATCTCAGGAAACAG AAATACAATGCAGACTACGACCTCTCAGCCAGACAGGGAGCTGATACTCTGGCGTTCATCTCTCTGCTGGAGGAGAAGCTGCTACCGGCGCTG ATTCACACCTTCTGGGTGGACGCCAAGAACTACGTTGAGCACACGCGGAAATGGTACGCCGAATCCATCCCTTTCCCCCTGAACTTCTTCCTCCCCAACCAAATGCACAAGAGATACCTGGAGCGGCTACACCTGATCCGGGGGGAGAGCTGGCGGGAGGATGATGAAGAGCTGGAGAAACag CTGTACTCGGATGCTGAGGAATGTATGACCCTTCTATCTCAGAGGCTGGGAACAGAGAAATTCTTCTTTGGAGACTC CCCAGCTTCCCTCGATGCCCACATCTTCAGCAATTTAGTGCTTCTCATGAAGGCCAAGATACCCAGCAACAGATTACAGCAGCACTTGAAGTCCTTGAGTAATCTGTGCCATTACTGCACCTCAATCCTTAGCATCTACTTTGACTGGGATGGAG ATGGGATCCCTCGCTCCTCCCCAAAGGCGCCAATCAGCGACCCTCCAGAGTCTGACGAAGACCCCCACAAGCGCCGCAACCAGATCCTCTCGGTGGTGGTGGGGCTTGTGGCCATGGTGGGGTACGCCGTCCTCAGCGGAATAGTCTCCATCCAGCGCGTGGCGTCGGACAACGCTCTGCAGGGGCGCATTATGATGAACGATAACGAGGAAGAGGAGGAATGA
- the GBA1 gene encoding lysosomal acid glucosylceramidase isoform X2, whose product MWDRSLCVFGLLVFVPVVSAGRPCVPVNFGHSSVVCLCNATYCDSLDSVVLPALGNFSRFESSRLGKRLEGTSGPMEKEKPSPSDLVLTLNDGKKYQNIKGFGGAVTDAATLNIMSLSAGSQENLLNSYFSEEGIGYNILRVPMASCDFSLRVYTYADTPEDFKLETFSLQLEDTKLKIPVIQKAKALSKRPISLFASPWTSPTWLKTNGAVTGKGTLKGKPGDQYHKTWANYFIRFLDEYEKYNLTFWAVTVENEPTAGMLTDYPFQSLGFTPEHMRDFIASDLGPAFANSSHKEVKVMILDDSRLLLPYWAKVILSDLSAARYIHGIAVHWYMDAIIPADVTLGRTHQLFPEYFLFASEACTGFLPWEKGVRLGCWDRGNQYSHRIIEDLHYSVTGWTDWNLALDVGGGPTWVDNNVDSPIIVDTSKDLFYKQPMFYHMAHFSKFIPEGSQRVGLDASHENQLESVAFLCPDGSAVVVILNRDSVDVTFVLSDPRVGEIVTVSPANSIQTYIWKRT is encoded by the exons ATGTGGGACAGATCGCTCTGCGTTTTCGGCCTGTTGGTTTTCGTGCCGGTGGTCTCTG CTGGTCGGCCCTGTGTCCCAGTAAACTTTGGGCACAGCTCCGTGGTCTGTCTGTGTAATGCCACCTATTGCGACAGTTTGGATTCTGTGGTTCTTCCTGCCCTGGGCAACTTCAGCCGGTTTGAGAGTAGCCGATTAGGCAAGCGTCTGGAGGGGACTTCTGGGCCCATGGAGAAAGAGAAACCATCTCCTTCAG ATCTTGTTCTGACATTGAACGATGGAAAGAAGTATCAAAACATCAAAGGTTTTGGCGGGGCTGTCACGGACGCTGCAACATTGAATATCATGTCGCTGTCCGCTGGTAGTCAGGAAAACCTCCTTAACTCCTACTTCTCCGAGGAAG GTATTGGGTACAACATTCTCCGTGTCCCTATGGCGAGTTGCGATTTCTCGCTGCGTGTATACACTTATGCTGACACACCAGAAGACTTTAAATTGGAGACTTTCAGCCTGCAGCTTGAGGATACAAAGCTAAAG ATCCCTGTAATCCAGAAAGCGAAGGCCCTATCCAAGAGGCCCATCTCTCTCTTTGCCAGTCCCTGGACGTCGCCCACTTGGCTAAAGACAAACGGGGCAGTGACGGGGAAAGGGACCTTGAAAGGAAAGCCAGGGGATCAGTATCACAAGACTTGGGCCAACTACTTTATCAG GTTTTTGGATGAGTATGAGAAGTACAACTTGACCTTCTGGGCGGTCACAGTGGAGAATGAGCCCACCGCTGGGATGCTCACAGACTACCCTTTCCAGAGCTTGGGGTTCACACCCGAGCACATGAGAGACTTTATCGCCTCTGACCTTGGTCCTGCTTTCGCCAACAGCTCGCACAAAGAAGTCAAGGTCATGATACTGGACGATAGCCGCCTTCTGCTTCCCTACTGGGCCAAAGTG ATACTAAGCGACCTGAGTGCTGCCCGCTACATACACGGCATCGCTGTGCACTGGTACATGGATGCCATCATTCCAGCCGATGTGACACTCGGACGCACACACCAACTGTTCCCAGAGTACTTCCTCTTTGCCAGTGAAGCCTGCACTGGGTTCTTACCCTGGGAGAAGGGGGTACGCTTGGGGTGCTGGGATCGGGGTAACCAGTACAGTCACAGGATTATAGAG GACCTACATTATTCTGTTACGGGATGGACAGACTGGAATCTGGCTCTGGATGTGGGTGGAGGTCCCACTTGGGTGGATAATAATGTGGATAGTCCCATTATTGTGGATACCAGCAAGGATCTGTTCTATAAACAGCCCATGTTTTACCACATGGCACATTTCAG CAAGTTTATTCCAGAGGGATCCCAGCGGGTTGGGCTGGATGCCAGTCACGAAAATCAACTGGAGAGTGTTGCTTTCCTGTGCCCAGATGGCTCGGCCGTTGTGGTCATCTTAAATAG AGATTCGGTGGATGTGACGTTTGTACTTTCTGACCCGCGCGTTGGAGAAATCGTCACCGTGTCCCCTGCAAACTCTATTCAGACTTACATCTGGAAACGAACATGA
- the GBA1 gene encoding lysosomal acid glucosylceramidase isoform X1, whose product MPVSCGRPAPEHVIGGMTMRAVSASAHSGELAPPAGDWRHVTCTRRRGSRDAEVRLQLLRRAGGELLCHVTRAMWDRSLCVFGLLVFVPVVSAGRPCVPVNFGHSSVVCLCNATYCDSLDSVVLPALGNFSRFESSRLGKRLEGTSGPMEKEKPSPSDLVLTLNDGKKYQNIKGFGGAVTDAATLNIMSLSAGSQENLLNSYFSEEGIGYNILRVPMASCDFSLRVYTYADTPEDFKLETFSLQLEDTKLKIPVIQKAKALSKRPISLFASPWTSPTWLKTNGAVTGKGTLKGKPGDQYHKTWANYFIRFLDEYEKYNLTFWAVTVENEPTAGMLTDYPFQSLGFTPEHMRDFIASDLGPAFANSSHKEVKVMILDDSRLLLPYWAKVILSDLSAARYIHGIAVHWYMDAIIPADVTLGRTHQLFPEYFLFASEACTGFLPWEKGVRLGCWDRGNQYSHRIIEDLHYSVTGWTDWNLALDVGGGPTWVDNNVDSPIIVDTSKDLFYKQPMFYHMAHFSKFIPEGSQRVGLDASHENQLESVAFLCPDGSAVVVILNRDSVDVTFVLSDPRVGEIVTVSPANSIQTYIWKRT is encoded by the exons ATGCCCGTGTCCTGCGGACGGCCCGCCCCTGAGCACGTCATTGGTGGAATGACAATGCGTGCCGTGTCAGCCTCAGCGCATTCAGGGGAGTTGGCGCCTCCTGCAGGTGACTGGAGACATGTGACTTGTACCAGGCGGagggggtcacgtgacgcggaagtaagGCTGCAGTTACTGAGAAGAGCTG GTGGCGAGTTGCTGTGCCACGTTACCCGAGCCATGTGGGACAGATCGCTCTGCGTTTTCGGCCTGTTGGTTTTCGTGCCGGTGGTCTCTG CTGGTCGGCCCTGTGTCCCAGTAAACTTTGGGCACAGCTCCGTGGTCTGTCTGTGTAATGCCACCTATTGCGACAGTTTGGATTCTGTGGTTCTTCCTGCCCTGGGCAACTTCAGCCGGTTTGAGAGTAGCCGATTAGGCAAGCGTCTGGAGGGGACTTCTGGGCCCATGGAGAAAGAGAAACCATCTCCTTCAG ATCTTGTTCTGACATTGAACGATGGAAAGAAGTATCAAAACATCAAAGGTTTTGGCGGGGCTGTCACGGACGCTGCAACATTGAATATCATGTCGCTGTCCGCTGGTAGTCAGGAAAACCTCCTTAACTCCTACTTCTCCGAGGAAG GTATTGGGTACAACATTCTCCGTGTCCCTATGGCGAGTTGCGATTTCTCGCTGCGTGTATACACTTATGCTGACACACCAGAAGACTTTAAATTGGAGACTTTCAGCCTGCAGCTTGAGGATACAAAGCTAAAG ATCCCTGTAATCCAGAAAGCGAAGGCCCTATCCAAGAGGCCCATCTCTCTCTTTGCCAGTCCCTGGACGTCGCCCACTTGGCTAAAGACAAACGGGGCAGTGACGGGGAAAGGGACCTTGAAAGGAAAGCCAGGGGATCAGTATCACAAGACTTGGGCCAACTACTTTATCAG GTTTTTGGATGAGTATGAGAAGTACAACTTGACCTTCTGGGCGGTCACAGTGGAGAATGAGCCCACCGCTGGGATGCTCACAGACTACCCTTTCCAGAGCTTGGGGTTCACACCCGAGCACATGAGAGACTTTATCGCCTCTGACCTTGGTCCTGCTTTCGCCAACAGCTCGCACAAAGAAGTCAAGGTCATGATACTGGACGATAGCCGCCTTCTGCTTCCCTACTGGGCCAAAGTG ATACTAAGCGACCTGAGTGCTGCCCGCTACATACACGGCATCGCTGTGCACTGGTACATGGATGCCATCATTCCAGCCGATGTGACACTCGGACGCACACACCAACTGTTCCCAGAGTACTTCCTCTTTGCCAGTGAAGCCTGCACTGGGTTCTTACCCTGGGAGAAGGGGGTACGCTTGGGGTGCTGGGATCGGGGTAACCAGTACAGTCACAGGATTATAGAG GACCTACATTATTCTGTTACGGGATGGACAGACTGGAATCTGGCTCTGGATGTGGGTGGAGGTCCCACTTGGGTGGATAATAATGTGGATAGTCCCATTATTGTGGATACCAGCAAGGATCTGTTCTATAAACAGCCCATGTTTTACCACATGGCACATTTCAG CAAGTTTATTCCAGAGGGATCCCAGCGGGTTGGGCTGGATGCCAGTCACGAAAATCAACTGGAGAGTGTTGCTTTCCTGTGCCCAGATGGCTCGGCCGTTGTGGTCATCTTAAATAG AGATTCGGTGGATGTGACGTTTGTACTTTCTGACCCGCGCGTTGGAGAAATCGTCACCGTGTCCCCTGCAAACTCTATTCAGACTTACATCTGGAAACGAACATGA